The following are from one region of the Mesorhizobium shangrilense genome:
- a CDS encoding 3-methyl-2-oxobutanoate hydroxymethyltransferase: MSRKRPTVADLRAMKGKRQLTMLRVLTLDEAQAAERAGIDIVSVPPELVLNPQYRDAAPSLFTMPGDNFYEIGTADDFLRWAFRLYKAGADAVYCSAGYATVRRMADDNIPVIGHVGLIPSRATWTGGFKAVGKTADTAMQIFEAVKQYEAAGAIGAEIEVVPVEVAKAISERTSLIMLSMGAGTGCDAQYLFADDILGQNRGHMPRHSKVYRNFAAEYDRLQAERIAAFSEYVADVNSLAYPEDRHVVHMAPDELSQFMKKLDGAT; the protein is encoded by the coding sequence ATGAGCCGAAAAAGACCGACAGTCGCGGATTTGCGCGCCATGAAGGGCAAGCGCCAGCTGACCATGCTGCGCGTGCTGACCCTGGACGAGGCCCAGGCCGCCGAGAGGGCGGGCATCGACATCGTTTCGGTTCCACCGGAGCTGGTGCTCAACCCGCAATATCGCGATGCGGCGCCGAGCCTGTTCACCATGCCTGGCGACAATTTCTACGAGATCGGCACGGCGGATGATTTCCTGCGCTGGGCGTTCCGGCTCTACAAGGCCGGCGCCGACGCGGTCTATTGCAGCGCCGGCTATGCGACGGTGAGGCGGATGGCTGACGACAATATCCCGGTGATCGGCCATGTCGGCCTCATTCCGTCGCGCGCCACCTGGACCGGCGGCTTCAAGGCCGTCGGCAAGACCGCCGACACCGCCATGCAGATCTTCGAGGCGGTCAAGCAATACGAGGCCGCCGGCGCCATCGGCGCCGAGATCGAAGTGGTTCCGGTCGAAGTGGCGAAGGCGATCTCGGAGCGCACATCGCTGATCATGCTGTCGATGGGAGCCGGCACCGGCTGCGACGCGCAATATCTGTTCGCCGACGACATACTCGGCCAGAATCGTGGCCACATGCCCCGCCACTCCAAGGTCTATCGCAACTTCGCCGCCGAGTATGACCGCCTGCAGGCGGAGCGCATCGCGGCGTTTTCCGAATATGTCGCCGACGTCAACAGCCTCGCCTATCCGGAAGACAGGCACGTCGTGCACATGGCGCCCGACGAACTCAGCCAGTTCATGAAAAAGCTCGACGGCGCAACCTGA
- a CDS encoding LysR family transcriptional regulator substrate-binding protein encodes MSIGIVNDCFRPSISTLNAFNHAFPEVTVDFRTGSSAKLARQVRDGEVQMAIVRDLSASPDVDHVLWSEQLLWAGGPAYKHGDGPVPLVFFRAPCVYRQFALDALETQNVPHKIVVESTSWSLFERSLRAGASISLVTSDIARSAAWTSPTPACPRRRSPMRAWSPAASPRAQPRMILRSD; translated from the coding sequence ATTTCCATCGGGATCGTGAACGACTGTTTCCGGCCGTCCATCAGTACGCTCAACGCCTTCAATCATGCCTTTCCAGAGGTCACGGTCGACTTCAGGACAGGATCCTCGGCGAAGCTCGCGCGGCAGGTGCGTGACGGCGAGGTGCAGATGGCGATCGTGCGGGACCTGTCGGCTTCTCCCGACGTCGATCATGTCCTCTGGTCCGAGCAGCTTCTGTGGGCCGGTGGGCCGGCCTACAAGCATGGAGACGGCCCGGTACCCCTGGTGTTTTTTCGGGCTCCTTGCGTCTACCGCCAATTCGCCCTGGATGCGCTTGAGACACAAAACGTGCCGCACAAGATTGTCGTCGAAAGCACGTCCTGGAGCCTGTTTGAACGGTCGCTGCGGGCCGGCGCCAGCATATCGCTGGTCACGTCCGACATTGCAAGGTCCGCGGCGTGGACATCGCCGACCCCCGCCTGCCCCCGGCGCCGATCTCCCATGCGCGCCTGGTCACCAGCAGCCTCGCCAAGGGCTCAGCCGCGCATGATCTTGCGCAGCGACTGA
- a CDS encoding peptide deformylase, which yields MTVRPIVKFPDPRLRAVAEPVSVFDEDLRHLAIDLAETMHAAPGIGITAPHIGTLRRVVVLHVPPAAQPRAYINPSIVWASDEKIRHAEGSVSMPGVTEDVERHARVHVRYQDLDGVERIEEADGLLAVCHQHEIDQLDGIFWIQRLSRLKRDRLIKRYEKLLRVA from the coding sequence GTGACGGTTCGGCCGATCGTGAAGTTTCCAGATCCTCGCCTTCGCGCTGTCGCCGAGCCTGTATCGGTCTTCGATGAAGATTTGCGCCACCTCGCCATCGATCTCGCCGAGACGATGCACGCGGCGCCCGGCATCGGTATCACCGCCCCGCATATCGGCACCCTGAGGCGCGTGGTTGTGCTCCATGTGCCACCGGCGGCGCAGCCTCGGGCCTATATCAACCCGTCAATCGTCTGGGCCTCGGACGAGAAGATCCGCCACGCCGAAGGCAGTGTCTCGATGCCGGGCGTCACCGAGGACGTCGAGCGCCATGCCCGCGTGCATGTCCGCTATCAGGACCTGGATGGCGTCGAACGGATCGAGGAGGCCGATGGCCTGCTCGCTGTCTGCCATCAGCACGAGATAGACCAGCTTGATGGAATTTTCTGGATCCAGAGGCTCTCGCGTCTGAAGCGGGACCGGCTTATCAAGCGATACGAGAAGCTCCTGCGGGTCGCGTAA
- a CDS encoding ATP-binding cassette domain-containing protein, giving the protein MNGTPASIAAGTRLGPSEKPIRNNAPWRLALVLAFAALAGSVLLTGVSMWFLGAVALAGLTPAALTFNFHVPAAFIRLFALTRTAAKYGERVVGHRAALADQVRRRSSLFAAMAAAPSVRKAGWQLGNQDRLADYLDDVEDVDYARLRVGLPSATLGVAIALLVAATLWMTPLAIVPILLLIAANLAGARFLASRVEADLARIRESRQQASRLLGAAIQAAVPLQGEHLWDRMLNQPFDGYASAQARALVLRHRQALFDMLANWLAPSAMLSVVVSAWLSGLRGEALLPPALLAFAWLAIGESVLGASRIVVAFAREKAARAALAKWPTNADGVSQGHVRERISSLTLDRLPRYAPDGRLIGRPISAAFKAGRPTVLHGASGCGKTSLLKQIAGWIEAGDGCVRGDSVGLGLDARRDMSCFCPHDATVLADTVRENLFAPNASDEELWGALNTVELEERVGAAGGLDGWITQDVLSLGEAQRLNLARAWLSDRPVVLLDEPAEHLDAEQGKRILDALLHRLRQRVVILSSHDELAPKGTATLQLQ; this is encoded by the coding sequence ATGAACGGCACCCCAGCGTCGATCGCCGCCGGAACCCGGCTCGGGCCATCGGAAAAGCCGATCCGAAACAACGCGCCATGGCGCCTCGCCCTTGTTCTGGCGTTTGCCGCCCTGGCGGGCTCGGTGCTGCTGACCGGTGTGTCCATGTGGTTTCTCGGCGCGGTCGCGCTGGCGGGCCTGACACCCGCCGCGCTCACGTTCAACTTCCATGTTCCCGCGGCATTCATACGCCTGTTCGCACTGACACGGACGGCGGCAAAATATGGCGAGCGCGTCGTCGGCCACCGGGCAGCACTTGCCGACCAGGTCCGGCGTCGCTCGTCGTTGTTCGCCGCCATGGCGGCGGCGCCCTCCGTGCGCAAGGCCGGCTGGCAGCTTGGCAACCAGGACCGCCTTGCCGACTATCTCGACGACGTCGAGGACGTGGATTATGCGCGTCTGCGCGTTGGCCTGCCATCGGCGACGCTTGGCGTGGCCATTGCGCTGCTTGTCGCGGCGACCCTGTGGATGACGCCGCTGGCGATCGTCCCCATCCTGCTGCTCATTGCCGCAAACCTGGCCGGAGCGCGGTTCCTGGCGAGCCGCGTCGAGGCCGATCTGGCGCGCATTCGCGAAAGCAGGCAGCAGGCCTCGCGCCTGCTTGGCGCCGCGATACAGGCCGCGGTGCCGTTGCAAGGCGAACACCTCTGGGACCGTATGCTCAATCAGCCGTTCGACGGTTATGCCAGTGCCCAGGCGCGTGCGTTGGTGCTTCGGCACAGGCAGGCCTTGTTCGACATGCTGGCCAACTGGCTGGCGCCATCAGCCATGCTGAGCGTCGTGGTGTCCGCCTGGCTATCGGGTCTGCGTGGCGAGGCGTTGCTGCCACCCGCCCTGCTGGCCTTTGCCTGGCTCGCCATTGGCGAATCCGTGCTCGGCGCATCAAGGATCGTTGTCGCCTTCGCACGGGAGAAGGCCGCGCGCGCGGCCCTGGCCAAATGGCCGACCAATGCCGACGGCGTGTCGCAAGGGCATGTCCGGGAGCGGATCTCCTCGCTGACACTGGACCGATTGCCCCGCTACGCCCCCGATGGCCGGCTGATCGGGAGGCCGATCAGCGCAGCATTCAAGGCCGGCAGGCCAACGGTCCTGCATGGCGCCAGCGGCTGCGGCAAGACCTCCCTGCTTAAGCAGATCGCCGGCTGGATCGAGGCTGGTGACGGATGCGTCCGAGGCGACAGCGTCGGGCTCGGTTTGGATGCCCGCCGCGATATGAGTTGCTTCTGTCCGCACGACGCGACGGTTCTCGCCGACACGGTGCGCGAAAACCTGTTCGCGCCAAATGCAAGCGACGAGGAGTTGTGGGGCGCGTTGAACACCGTGGAGCTCGAGGAAAGGGTCGGAGCGGCAGGCGGCCTGGACGGCTGGATCACGCAGGATGTGCTGTCGCTCGGCGAGGCGCAAAGGCTGAACCTCGCCCGTGCATGGCTATCGGATCGGCCCGTCGTGCTTCTGGACGAACCGGCGGAACATCTCGATGCCGAGCAGGGCAAGCGCATTCTCGATGCGCTGCTGCACAGGTTGCGGCAACGCGTCGTCATCCTGTCGAGCCATGACGAGCTGGCGCCGAAGGGAACGGCGACGCTGCAATTGCAATGA